From a region of the Leptidea sinapis chromosome 6, ilLepSina1.1, whole genome shotgun sequence genome:
- the LOC126964936 gene encoding 3'-5' ssDNA/RNA exonuclease TatD yields MTSEESQISEELKGCYENLIVIDIGANLTNKKYGRDLDSVIQRAKDAGVQKIMVTGTSVRSSKEALRLTRLYPSTIYSTAGVHPHDAKSMVEEELWSDLQATAAAPECVAVGECGLNYSKDFSEPHVQREVFKRQVEIACELRKPLFVHEKEAQDDVIKILDEFGNRLPPVVIHSFTGTVEQGIKYIEKGFYLGITGYICKDKSDGGIRRLLSERILPLDRLLVETDSPFMFPNMRASKLPLHVKDSLTERSMNFVNRYCTFQRNEPCALPALVELVAGFLSERPEDVALATAFNALKLFGLSQ; encoded by the exons ATGACGTCTGAAGAAAGCCAGATTTCAGAGGAACTGAAAGGATGTTACGAAAATCTTATTGTAATTGACATTGGTGCAAACTTGACTAACAAGAAGTACGGCCGTGATCTCGATTCTGTAATACAAAGGGCGAAGGATGCAG GAGTCCAAAAGATAATGGTCACAGGCACATCAGTTCGAAGCAGCAAAGAGGCATTAAGACTCACCCGTCTGTATCCTAGTACAATATATTCTACAGCAG GAGTACACCCTCATGATGCGAAGTCTATGGTGGAAGAGGAGCTGTGGTCTGACCTGCAGGCGACGGCAGCGGCGCCCGAGTGTGTCGCCGTCGGGGAGTGCGGCCTCAACTACAGCAAGGACTTCTCCGAGCCCCACGTGCAGCGCGAAGTGTTCAAACGACAG GTCGAAATCGCGTGCGAGCTCAGGAAGCCCCTGTTCGTGCACGAGAAGGAGGCTCAGGATGACGTCATCAAGATTCTGGATGAGTTCGGGAACCGGCTGCCTCCCGTCGTGATCCACTCTTTCACCGGCACTGTGGAGCAGGGCATCAAGTACATTGAGAAAGGATTCTATCTGG GTATCACCGGGTACATCTGCAAGGACAAGTCAGACGGCGGCATCCGGCGGCTGCTCTCGGAGAGGATCTTGCCGTTGGATCGGCTGCTCGTGGAGACAGACTCACCCTTCATGTTCCCAAACATGCGCGCATCTAAGTTGCCTCTGCACGTCAAGGACTCGCTCACTGAGAG GTCCATGAACTTCGTGAACCGGTACTGCACGTTCCAGCGTAACGAACCGTGCGCGCTGCCAGCCCTGGTGGAGCTGGTGGCCGGCTTCCTGTCGGAGCGGCCCGAGGACGTGGCGCTGGCCACCGCATTCAACGCGCTCAAGCTGTTCGGTCTGAGTCAATGA